The following coding sequences are from one Arthrobacter crystallopoietes window:
- a CDS encoding sensor histidine kinase has product MERILRFLTLTPVQRMRSEGRRAVLMGQAPFTATVFLLAVIHPEPLAVLQFQLGVALAAVLLAGGVIVPWERSSRPLHLAIPLLDFVAVGLLQMGGSFEVFHLGLLTVFPVVWLASSARFPRWCMVASILGTLAIAWEPVLLQREDIDFGNAAHELSRVLPLPLVMLALAATVRLMVDNMAAKDEELRSLLAETDKRERLLRTIMDTVGTGVLAVDAQGHEILSNRQQRYFQQLAQTVGGASPNEDRHLLFEFGTNVPLPVDQWPSRRAARGEPVSDQLCTVGAKPGQRVLSTSIRYVRSAAGTVDGAVIASSDVTELVNAIDARDDFMANVSHELKTPLTVILGNTELLLDDAPPAHRTRLEAVERNAVHLLHLVQDLLDSAKRTAICPVPTNVSELIAHSASDAGHRADPKGIIIRTEVQPDLRLVCDPLRIRQVLDNLISNAIKYSPEDSTVVVRARQEDNHLVCRIVDQGRGMDTQEMGEAFTRFYRSPSVRKTAIPGMGLGLPIAKAIVEQHGGNIGFESTPAKGTVVSFTLPLHRDIPAGSRPE; this is encoded by the coding sequence GTGGAGCGCATTCTCAGGTTCCTGACCCTGACACCCGTCCAGCGGATGCGGTCGGAGGGCCGGCGGGCTGTCCTGATGGGCCAGGCGCCCTTCACCGCGACCGTGTTCCTGTTGGCTGTGATCCACCCGGAACCGCTGGCCGTTCTTCAATTCCAACTGGGAGTAGCCTTGGCGGCGGTTCTGCTCGCGGGCGGAGTGATCGTGCCGTGGGAGAGGTCCAGCCGCCCCCTGCATCTGGCCATTCCCCTCCTGGACTTCGTCGCGGTCGGGCTCCTGCAGATGGGCGGAAGCTTCGAAGTGTTCCATCTGGGGCTGCTCACGGTGTTTCCGGTCGTTTGGCTGGCTTCCTCTGCCCGCTTTCCCAGATGGTGCATGGTGGCCAGCATTCTGGGCACGCTCGCCATTGCCTGGGAACCGGTCCTCTTGCAGCGTGAAGACATAGATTTTGGAAATGCCGCGCATGAGCTCTCCCGTGTTCTGCCGCTCCCCTTGGTGATGTTGGCGCTGGCCGCCACGGTTCGTCTCATGGTGGACAACATGGCCGCCAAGGATGAGGAGCTCAGGTCGCTGCTGGCCGAGACGGACAAGCGGGAGCGGCTCCTCAGGACCATCATGGATACAGTCGGCACCGGTGTCCTGGCGGTGGACGCCCAAGGCCATGAGATCCTCTCCAACAGGCAACAACGCTACTTTCAGCAATTGGCGCAAACCGTCGGAGGTGCCTCACCCAATGAGGACAGGCACCTTCTCTTTGAGTTCGGCACCAACGTCCCGCTGCCTGTGGACCAATGGCCCTCCCGGCGGGCTGCCCGCGGGGAGCCCGTATCAGACCAGCTCTGCACTGTCGGCGCCAAACCCGGACAACGCGTCCTCTCCACGTCGATCCGGTATGTACGCAGTGCCGCTGGAACTGTCGATGGAGCGGTAATCGCTTCCTCCGATGTGACTGAACTCGTCAACGCCATCGACGCACGGGACGACTTCATGGCCAACGTCTCACACGAACTGAAGACGCCACTGACCGTCATCCTCGGAAACACCGAACTGCTTTTGGACGACGCGCCGCCCGCACACCGCACGCGTTTGGAAGCCGTGGAGCGCAACGCAGTGCACCTTCTTCACTTGGTACAGGATCTGCTTGATTCGGCGAAGCGGACCGCGATTTGCCCGGTCCCCACCAACGTCTCGGAACTTATCGCCCACAGCGCCTCGGACGCCGGTCACCGGGCCGATCCCAAAGGCATCATCATTCGCACTGAAGTACAGCCGGATCTGCGGCTGGTCTGCGACCCCCTTCGCATCCGCCAGGTCTTGGACAACCTGATCTCCAACGCAATCAAATACTCGCCCGAGGACAGCACGGTCGTGGTTCGTGCCAGGCAGGAAGACAACCACTTGGTTTGCCGCATCGTTGACCAAGGCCGCGGCATGGATACCCAAGAGATGGGCGAAGCCTTTACCCGGTTTTACCGCAGCCCGTCCGTCCGAAAAACGGCGATTCCTGGAATGGGGTTGGGACTGCCCATAGCCAAAGCCATCGTTGAACAGCACGGCGGCAACATCGGTTTCGAAAGCACGCCGGCCAAAGGCACGGTGGTCTCCTTCACACTGCCGCTGCATCGGGACATACCTGCCGGCAGCAGGCCTGAATGA
- a CDS encoding fumarylacetoacetate hydrolase family protein, whose product MKLVRYGSPGTEKPAVLTLNGDGSEHAYDVSSLTADITGEFLAADGLTSVRKALAAGDLPAVELDGQRLGAPIARPSAIICVGMNYAEHAAESGSAPPTVPIIFFKTPNTVAGPDDEAYIPRNSTKTDWEVELGVVIGKRASYLDSPAQAAEHIAGYLTANDLSERTFQIEDSGGQWSKGKCAPGFSPLGPWLVPATDVDANNLRLRSWVNGEPRQDSTTADMIFPVDFLVHHLSQYLTMEPGDVILTGTPQGVALSGKYPYLKAGDVVEIEVEGLGRQRQTFAQA is encoded by the coding sequence ATGAAACTCGTACGATACGGCTCTCCGGGAACAGAAAAACCCGCTGTACTTACATTGAACGGAGACGGCAGTGAGCACGCCTACGATGTGTCATCCCTGACGGCCGACATCACTGGAGAATTCCTCGCGGCCGACGGGCTCACCTCCGTACGGAAAGCGCTGGCAGCCGGCGATCTGCCCGCCGTAGAGCTCGACGGCCAGCGGCTGGGGGCTCCCATCGCCCGTCCGTCCGCCATCATCTGCGTCGGCATGAACTACGCCGAACATGCCGCCGAATCGGGTTCGGCGCCTCCCACCGTGCCCATCATCTTCTTCAAGACCCCCAACACGGTGGCCGGACCGGATGATGAAGCCTACATTCCGCGCAACAGCACCAAGACAGACTGGGAAGTCGAGCTCGGCGTGGTCATCGGCAAGCGCGCCAGCTACCTGGACTCCCCTGCCCAGGCTGCGGAACATATCGCCGGATACCTCACCGCCAACGATCTGTCGGAACGCACCTTCCAGATCGAGGATTCCGGCGGACAATGGTCCAAAGGCAAGTGTGCTCCCGGTTTCTCTCCCCTCGGCCCCTGGCTGGTCCCCGCCACAGACGTGGACGCCAACAACCTGCGCCTGCGCAGCTGGGTGAACGGCGAACCGCGCCAGGATTCGACCACTGCCGACATGATTTTCCCGGTCGACTTCCTGGTGCACCACCTCAGCCAGTACCTGACCATGGAACCCGGCGACGTCATCCTGACGGGCACGCCGCAAGGGGTGGCGCTTTCCGGGAAGTACCCGTACCTGAAGGCCGGCGATGTCGTCGAGATCGAAGTCGAAGGACTCGGCCGCCAGCGGCAGACCTTTGCCCAGGCATGA
- a CDS encoding RCC1 domain-containing protein, with protein sequence MTTCYPHPRIAAGRRHSVGVTAQGSVLSAGIPTAEERRVEGWNSIVAVAAGNVHTASNTGRSHTVGLREDGTVLATGWNNEGQCDVDEWTDVVSIAAGWRRTLAVIANGTARAAGRRNEGASDIEGWSELVAVAAGDWHSIGLRADGTAVAAGNNRRGQCEVAGWRDLRAVAAGCLHTVALTRDGRVIAAGDRASWVEEVSAWRDVVAVSAGSYHTVAVVAGGQVRAAGDNSRGQCDVASWGDVVAVAAGSTHTLGLRSDGSVLATGNSDDGQCDTASWHLSSTD encoded by the coding sequence ATGACTACTTGCTATCCCCACCCCCGCATCGCGGCCGGTCGCCGACACTCGGTGGGCGTCACCGCGCAGGGTTCGGTGCTATCCGCGGGCATCCCGACAGCGGAGGAACGGCGCGTCGAGGGCTGGAATAGCATCGTCGCGGTGGCGGCTGGAAACGTGCACACAGCATCGAACACCGGGCGCTCTCACACGGTTGGACTGCGCGAGGACGGCACGGTGCTCGCGACCGGCTGGAACAACGAGGGGCAGTGCGACGTCGACGAATGGACCGACGTCGTGAGCATCGCCGCTGGTTGGCGACGCACGCTCGCAGTCATCGCAAACGGTACAGCCCGTGCGGCTGGTCGACGGAACGAAGGCGCCAGCGACATTGAAGGTTGGAGCGAACTGGTGGCCGTTGCGGCGGGAGACTGGCACTCCATAGGGCTTCGGGCGGATGGCACAGCAGTGGCTGCAGGAAACAATCGCAGGGGCCAATGCGAGGTGGCCGGATGGCGCGACCTGCGGGCGGTGGCCGCGGGCTGCCTGCATACGGTCGCCCTCACCAGAGACGGACGAGTGATCGCGGCCGGGGACCGAGCGTCCTGGGTCGAAGAAGTGTCTGCGTGGCGTGACGTTGTAGCCGTGTCAGCGGGCAGTTATCACACGGTTGCGGTGGTCGCTGGGGGCCAGGTGCGCGCGGCCGGCGACAACAGTCGCGGGCAATGCGATGTTGCATCGTGGGGTGACGTCGTGGCGGTTGCGGCTGGTTCCACTCACACGCTAGGCCTTCGCTCCGATGGGAGCGTTTTGGCGACCGGTAACAGCGATGACGGCCAATGCGACACTGCGAGCTGGCACCTCTCCTCAACCGACTAA
- a CDS encoding SDR family NAD(P)-dependent oxidoreductase has translation MSKEMEGLVAIVTGGASGIGAATADRLADLGARVAVLDLVPESANGRHFSLRCDVSDDASVKSAVESVVQRYGRLDVVVNNAGIGAQGTVEDNDDDEWHRVFDINVVGMVRVSRAALPHLRKSPTAAIVNTCSIAATAGLPARVLYGASKGAVLSMTMAMAADHLREGIRVNCVNPGTADTPWVGRLLEKAEDPGAERSALEARQPHGRLVQPNEVAAAVAYLASPAAGSTTGTALAVDGGMQALRLRPAS, from the coding sequence ATGAGCAAGGAGATGGAAGGACTCGTGGCCATCGTGACCGGTGGCGCTTCGGGGATCGGAGCAGCCACCGCGGACCGGCTGGCGGATTTGGGCGCACGGGTCGCCGTACTGGACCTGGTGCCGGAATCCGCCAACGGAAGGCACTTCTCGCTGCGTTGCGACGTTTCCGACGACGCATCGGTGAAGTCCGCCGTCGAAAGCGTCGTCCAGCGGTACGGTCGGCTGGACGTCGTGGTCAACAACGCTGGCATAGGTGCGCAGGGAACCGTTGAGGACAACGACGACGACGAGTGGCACCGCGTCTTCGACATCAACGTCGTCGGCATGGTGCGGGTCAGCCGTGCGGCGCTGCCCCACTTGCGGAAGTCGCCCACGGCGGCCATCGTCAACACCTGTTCTATCGCGGCCACGGCCGGACTGCCTGCCCGCGTACTGTACGGCGCTTCGAAGGGAGCAGTGCTGTCAATGACCATGGCGATGGCGGCGGACCACCTGCGCGAAGGCATCCGGGTCAACTGCGTCAACCCCGGTACCGCCGACACACCGTGGGTCGGACGCCTGCTGGAGAAGGCCGAAGATCCGGGAGCCGAACGATCCGCGCTCGAAGCCCGGCAGCCACATGGCAGGCTTGTGCAGCCCAATGAAGTCGCGGCGGCCGTGGCATATCTCGCTTCCCCCGCGGCCGGGTCCACGACGGGAACGGCCTTGGCGGTAGACGGCGGCATGCAGGCGTTGAGGCTTCGGCCGGCAAGTTAG
- a CDS encoding amidohydrolase family protein — MALHAIGDEASDIALDALEEAYSINGPRDRRHRIEHLETVTEANVRRLARLGVVASMQPVHADPSIQENWQSMLGDHRTERAYPWTEFTAAGATLALSSDAPTAPHHPLPNMYVAATRRSALDPALPANLPGYALDLADALCHATRDAAYSCRAENQQGRIAVGDFADFTVLDANPLAAEPAELLTNHARLTVVGGRVAYRTAAHELVSAKK, encoded by the coding sequence ATCGCCCTGCATGCCATCGGCGACGAGGCCTCCGACATCGCGCTGGATGCCCTTGAGGAGGCCTACAGCATCAACGGTCCGCGCGATCGCCGGCACCGGATCGAACACCTGGAAACGGTGACCGAAGCCAACGTCCGCCGGCTGGCCCGCCTGGGCGTGGTCGCTTCCATGCAGCCGGTCCATGCCGATCCGTCGATCCAGGAGAACTGGCAGAGCATGCTGGGAGACCACCGGACGGAGCGGGCCTACCCGTGGACCGAATTCACGGCCGCCGGCGCCACCCTGGCCTTGAGCAGTGACGCTCCCACGGCCCCGCATCATCCGCTGCCCAACATGTACGTAGCCGCGACCCGACGCTCGGCTTTGGACCCGGCCTTGCCGGCGAACCTGCCCGGCTATGCCCTGGACCTGGCCGACGCCCTGTGCCATGCCACCCGCGACGCAGCCTACTCCTGCCGGGCCGAGAACCAGCAGGGGCGCATCGCCGTCGGAGATTTCGCCGATTTCACCGTCCTCGACGCCAACCCGCTCGCCGCCGAGCCCGCGGAACTCCTGACCAACCACGCCCGCCTCACCGTAGTTGGCGGTCGTGTCGCCTACCGGACTGCCGCCCACGAGCTCGTGTCAGCGAAAAAGTGA
- a CDS encoding DUF6528 family protein, translating into MQSRRTVLRGLAAGAVLGPAAVLTGSPAEAAAGYHLAVVDQNSKTVRIYDRRAKRWNDDAVIWSFTGKEPWFGTAWWADLSDVKIRKTQGRGRIALVCASGGAAGIVDIKRREHTDSDNDLIWQAYPDDNPHSIERIPHNGSILTASSKGGKNLQLYSPKNPKKIDDFDSYEKVNSWSFPGAHGILWDPRTKNKVSQGVLWVLGDGRLVGYKVRGAGRNTDLDVWREVMIDHPGAKMGHDLQPDYTNRGHLLLTDSKGVYRYDVNRDKVISKPIWAKGRVKSIARHPVTKEYIWVVGSPDTGEMGTKVSIGKVLGKPTAERGWSDARFYKARIFSPDYE; encoded by the coding sequence ATGCAGAGCAGGCGCACCGTGCTCAGGGGCCTGGCGGCGGGCGCTGTCCTCGGACCGGCTGCGGTCTTGACCGGCAGTCCCGCCGAGGCTGCTGCTGGCTACCACCTTGCAGTGGTCGACCAGAACTCGAAGACAGTGCGGATCTACGACAGGCGCGCGAAACGCTGGAACGACGATGCGGTGATCTGGTCTTTCACCGGCAAGGAGCCTTGGTTTGGTACTGCCTGGTGGGCGGACCTGTCCGATGTCAAGATCCGCAAGACCCAGGGGCGGGGGCGGATCGCGCTGGTCTGTGCCTCCGGCGGTGCCGCTGGAATCGTCGACATCAAGCGCCGCGAGCACACCGACTCCGATAACGATCTGATCTGGCAAGCGTACCCGGACGACAACCCGCACTCCATCGAGCGGATCCCGCATAACGGCTCAATTCTTACCGCCAGCTCGAAGGGTGGGAAGAACCTCCAGCTCTACTCCCCGAAGAACCCGAAAAAGATCGATGACTTCGACAGCTACGAGAAGGTCAACTCCTGGAGCTTCCCTGGCGCTCACGGCATCCTCTGGGATCCGCGCACCAAAAACAAGGTTTCCCAAGGAGTGCTATGGGTACTCGGTGACGGCCGGCTTGTCGGCTACAAGGTCAGGGGAGCTGGCCGGAACACCGATCTCGACGTCTGGCGCGAGGTAATGATTGACCATCCCGGCGCCAAGATGGGTCATGACCTCCAACCCGATTACACCAACCGAGGTCACCTACTCCTGACCGACAGCAAGGGTGTCTACCGCTACGACGTTAACAGGGACAAAGTCATCAGCAAGCCGATCTGGGCCAAGGGGCGGGTCAAATCTATCGCCCGTCACCCCGTCACCAAGGAGTACATCTGGGTGGTGGGTTCACCTGACACCGGTGAGATGGGCACCAAGGTCAGCATCGGCAAGGTCCTCGGGAAGCCCACCGCCGAGCGCGGCTGGTCCGATGCTCGCTTCTACAAGGCCAGGATCTTTAGCCCCGATTACGAGTGA